The genomic stretch GATgacaatggtgggattacattgcttcagtcccactatgtggaaaagatcctgagtcgcttcgggtatagcgactgcaaatcttctccaacgccttatgatcctagtgtgataattcgtaagaataaaagaattgctacgagatcaattgcgatattcgcagatcattggctcgcttatgtatttagccggCGCCACGAGGCTCGACATCTCCTTTGcttgtaagtaaactcagccgttttgtgtctagacctggagatgttcattggcatgctcttgaaagagttttgcgctatttgaaaggcatctgcgagttatggcattcactatacttgggtatccaagggtacttgagggttatagtgatgcaaattggatatacGATGcttgatgagactaaggccacaagtggttatttgtttacacttggaggtggcgttgtttcctggaagtcttgcaagcagaccatcattacgaggtcaactatggaagcagaactcacaacattagacacagccactgttgaagcagagtggcttcgtgagctcttgatggacttacctgtggttgagaaaccaatacccgctattcctatgaactgtgataatcaagctttgatcgtcaaagtaaatgattctaaggataatatgaagtcatcaaggcatgtgaagaggagactgaaaactgtcgggaaaatgagaaactccggagttatagcgttggattatatccatacgtctagaaacctggcagaccccttcacaaagggactatcacgaaatgtgatagaaaatgcatcgagggagatgggtatgagacccacattatgagctgcccacggtggtaacccactttatgtgatcggagatcccgtgaattagagctgggagacaagctattggtcagctgggaggagagcaattttaccactccgtaagatgcaatactctcctaatctgcatggcaggttgataattatcttaatgtgttctaagtggattattttagcagagatgttgtcctgcagaacatcttttgaagaacacacctatatgagtctgattgttaaacgtcgcaatctatgagagttgggtgctctctagtaaactcatgaaagaccctggagtatgacgtataagctccaaaccgcgaggaagcctcgcggcagcctagtatcggtctaggctttgtatgaagctagtgcgcgagaaaacttgtagttcaaggcatagtccactatccaagttgcaatctagtgtaatatgaagctttaagtggaagttcaacttaacggtctccacgacataccggtatataaaacaatgttcggaaacttattgatgagatgtgccaatgagagtttgtgggggattgctgtaatttggggcatttggcctttggcccatggcccattatcaaattctgaaactcacatggcccattccaataatcagtggcagcactagtgggggctgaagtttagtcccacattgctagttgggagggagttggagtggtatataagctgggctgttctagtcctagtaagtgagtgagaagagagagagccctcgtgcactcctcctcctccgccgcccgccacgccacgcctcgcctcgcctcgacacatcacgacgcgccgcgggttgcgggaatctcgccgagccgagcttatctttttgctgtttgggaaattaattgtgtaatcaattttgagtcattaacggacgcgttactcagccgttttgccttccggtttttctggaccgtggctgtgccgactcggacgtgggatgcgccccacgaccttcccgaaccgcactatataagaccctgcgcaaccctagccgccgatACTAGACGCacatgcgactacctgtttccagttcattgcgccgccgccttcgtcttcctcatcccgtccgtcggcgtgcaccgactgccgggacagtaggcctccggaaccatgcctctcgtgaacctgtacgggtgaggggcaatcaggtttttggggagcgctccggcgcgactactggcatcacgacgtcatcCTCGGACGACGAGTTCTTCCACattgacaacttcttcccggacctcagcaacttcttcggcaacctcaacatgggcgacaacaacgctgctgcaaagtatgtgatcttgtcgtctctctttcagtttctgttagagtttcttcttctagtttgtgtggtagatgcgatcattttatcttgtttagatgtgatctgttcatctaccttactagtctgcatgattagtttatttgttattttcgtagtcatgatttatcatttacttgtacggattatttcatatgaatatttgcttatatattcaacacctATCTCGTACCATTTCGACAAGTGTCCAAAGTCCAAACATTGGCTTAGCAACAACAAATGAATCACTAGTCTGATTTCTACGATAAACCCTATCTCCCGATATCAACTGTTGCGATTACGTGATGATATATCACCGACCTTCAACCATGCACGTCTCAGATTTCTGCGCATATCCCCGGCCGGATACAAAATCTGCTTAATAATTAGGTCTTCCGGCTGAACTGTGCCTCACGTCACGCGCGAACGATTCAATACATCGAACTACGGCGACCTCTAATTAAACAAGCAACATCATTGCCAGGATCATGTCGAAACTTTCAACACATTGCCCTGGCCAGGGGCCAACTTTCTCAAACTTCATCCATCACCGAACCAGCCTCTCtgagttgtttttttttttttttgcgaaaaagccCAGATAACATTAACCTCGGTTCTTACAGAACAGTCcagaaacaaaggaaaaatacAGTTTGGTCCCTCTGGACCTCGATGCCAAGGGCAAAGACCAGAACGctgcgccggcgcgccgccgcaccaCCTCCCCAAAGCCTTGGATCGGGAAGCTCCCCTGCACGGACGGGAAGTCGACGCTCCTCAGTTCCACGGAACCTCCGCCCTGCTCCGCCATCGCCGTCGACGAGGTCAACATCATCACCGGCTTCAACATCTTTATTCTCCAGATCTTCCGCCACGCAAGATCTGGCCGGGGATCACCGCTCGGCGCGAATCCGAAGATCCACGGGAGCCAAAGGAGCAGGCACACCACCACGGCACTCCACCGAGCGCCGTCGCCGGAGGGGACGCGTGCCTGCACCAAAATCCTCGCCGGCGACCACACCACCTCCATGGCGCCACCGACAGGAAGCCCTGCAAAACCTACACTATAAACACCCGTGAGACGGAGGTCCCCCGCCCTCCCGCCGCCAGAGCGGCCGGCGGAGGACGAGGGGCCCGGCGCGACGACGGAGTCGAGGTGGATCGGCGGGGCGGATCGACAAATCGCTCCTCTGCTACAGTGACGGGAGAGGGGAAGACGTCTGAGTTGTTTATCAGACTATTACCTGGGCCAATGCGGTCGACCAGGATATTGTTGTTTTAATCCCGAACATTGTATTTGCTTCGAGCGTTTTGATCGTATGCGCTTTCAGCTGTAAGCATGCACTGAATCTGCTAGCTAGCTGGAAGTCTTGATCTGACTCCTCCTCTTTTCTGGAACAAAATAAGGGAGCAGAGCGTCAGTTCATTCAGCAATCATCAAGGTTTGGCATGTCCCAACATTTTGCttcttgtgtgtgtgtgcatctCGATTGCTTCCTTGAACCTATTTTCCTTCCTTGTGGCTTTCTAATTCTTCCTTTTATAGATAAAGAGTTCCTTAATCCTTTTCGTATTCCTTGTAGTATACGTGCACATCTAAGAAATGTAGTGACAGAAACCAGCTAGTCTCGTTCAGACTCTGACGGCCATCGATCGGTCACAGACAGACACGCCGATTTCTCGGAATGAATTGGGATGGGGAGCAGGCCAGGAAGATATTTTTGCTCGGCAAAGCAGTAGCACAGGCAACTTCGACGAATAAAATAGCAGTGATGATCCTGGGTGGAGCATCACGCAAACAGCACCAAAGGCACCAACGCGTAGAACAAACTAAAGATGAGCAAGCATTAACCTTCGCCGCCTCCTGACGAGCAACAAGTGTCCGAATTGATCTACCAACCAAACTAGTCCTCTTGGCCATTTTATCTAAAGTATAGTCTTTATTGGTTGTACTTGGTAATAATTTTGTTAGACGCACTGTTTTAGAAACTACAACCTTTTTGGAGGTGTTTGGAGAACCTCTTTTGTGTTTGGGTGTTATTTTTGGTGGTTAGAGTGCCGCTGATGTGAATGTTTGCTCACTGTGACGGgtctttttctcctttttattttctttttgttggtGTAGAtgctagatgtaattggtatctcacgatattaatatactcCCTTCATTTTTATATGTAAGACCACTATAAAAAAAACATTTTATCAATATTTAAGGGCACTAACACTAATCGAGTAAAGTAGCATATTTCTACCTTGTACTAAGTATGATATTTATTAATGCAAAAGTTGCATGCATTTACAAAAAGACACCACATGCAATATATATAATTAGCATAAGATGCGAGAGTATTTTCACATAAATAATTGTGCTATTTATTACCACTTGGCTGTGTTTTCTTGGTGTCTGAAATGTGAGTTTATGACCTACTCCCTCCTAATCAGTTTAGCATGTACACACGCAGCTTAAGACAAATTTTAActattaatttggtcaacaagaTATAAGTTTTATGTCTATAATATATATACTATTAGATTCATATTCGAAAAAGGTTTTTCAATAATAAATTTTTttgacatatatttcatattttattaattaaaataaAGATCAAAGTAATTTTTTAAGCTACGTGCACGCCTGTTAAACAACCCGGGAGAATAATTTCCTTTATCAAAAAGATAGACCTGTAATGTAAACCTCAATGCTATTTGGCATGGATATTCTCTAAACCCTTTTGAAGCAGATGGATTGATAACTGGGGGTGTGTGCTACGActtcaatttttttctttttcttgtgaaCAATTCGTTTGTTACATCTACCCCAAACAAGTTGGCATATAAACAAGAGCAACCAACCTTATAAGAAACAAATTAATCACCAATTGGCACATCGCTTTCCCCTAATTCTACTTTGACCCCCTATGATATGCCTAGTGTCCCCGAGTCCCAACCAATCCGCCCTCGTTTCCCACCGGAAACAGGCGGCGGCAGAGCCCAAAACCACCACCTTTCCCCCGCGTTCGCCTGAGAAAACTATCCCCAACTCTCCCAAGTGACCCTAGATGTTGAGCGACTGCGCCCTACAACTTGCTCCTCGCCTCAACCACAGTAACAACAAATGGCCAAGTTGCCGCGAGTTGTGTTGTGCCCACCGCAATCTCGCTTGTCCTAGGTGTATAATAGGTGCCCGGCAACCTCTCTCTCCCCCAAGGGACCATCCGGcgatctttctttcttcttccttgccGACCTCTCTGGTCTCTGCAAGCTCCTCCTCGCGTCTAAGAAACCAAGAAGAGCTTAGCTTGAAGAGGATCAGCAGGGTAGTGAGCAAGAGATTATAATGCCGTgcacatctctacggccgtcggcGCCGCAGCGTGCCCGGATCGCGGGTGGAGGCGGGTGCGGGTGGAAGGCGGCAGCGCACGCGGCGTCGTGCGTAGCGGTGCCAGCGGAGGTGGCGCGGCACCACGAGCACGCTGCGGGGGCCGGGCAGTGCTGCTCGGCGGTGGTGCAGGCGATCGAGGCGCCCGTGGACGCGGTGTGGGCGGTGGTGCGGCGCTTCGACCGGCCGCAGGCGTACAAGAACTTTATCCGGAGCTGCCGCCTCGTGGACGGCGACGGCGGTGAGGTGGCGGTGGGCTCCGTGCGCGAGGTGCGGGTGGTCTCGGgcctccccgccaccagcagccgcGAGCGGCTGGAGATCCTCGACGACGAGCGCCGCGTGCTCAGCTTCCGCGTCGTCGGCGGAGAGCACCGCCTCTCCAACTACCGGTCGGTGACCACCGTGCACGACACCGCGGCGACGGGCGGCGCCGTCGTGGTGGAGTCGTACGTCGTGGACGTGCCCGCAGGGAACACCGCCGACGAGACGCGCACGTTCGTGGACACCATCGTGCGCTGCAACCTCCAGTCGCTGGCGCGCACCGCCCAGCAGCTCGCCCTCGCCGCCTAGCTTCATACGCCGGTCGTGACCGACCGGCGGCCACCGGCTCGCGTGCCGGTTTTTTAGGAGGTCATTGCTTATTGTTTCCTGACATCTTGTGTTTGCCTCTTTTGAGGCGTCTGGTCGATGGATCGGCATGTGTGGTTCAAGCTTgtgttttcatttttcattttgttgCTAGCTAGTGCTGCGATTAACTCCCCCTTGTTCATACCGCGTACACATGATGTATAACTTAGCTTTCTACAGCTTGTTTTGTTGGTCGGTGCTACCGCTTGTTTGTTCTTGCAACATCAAAATTCCCCAACCGAGTTTGCTGAACATTTGAATGCAGAGTAGGTGGTTGATTTAGCAGGATTCATTAGGACTGGGTTCCTCATCAGAAAAATTAGGACCAGTTAAGTTGTACCAAACGAATGCACATGGAGTGATGGAGTTGTGTAACCAATGGGAAGGCAGTGACTAAACCATAGCTAATCATGAACTGGCTGCTAACTAAAGTATATAATCTTTCCCTGTAAGTATGTACTGCATCTGCATGTGGGCACCAATGGCAGTAGCTGTTCTTCCTGCATATGTACAGTCAAATATCTGGCTGTAAGATTATTCAAGCTGAACTGTTCTTCCGAAATAAACAACAGCTCGCATGTATAGGACTTCCCTATCACGCGCTATTTCTTAATCGTTTGACTTTGATATTTCTGCCCCCAAGACTTTGAATCCTCGTCATTTTATTGAGGTCGTCCCAGGTGCCAACCCGATCGAGCACAGCGCACGGGGAACAATCTTTCAAAATCGTCTGCATACCTGCGCAAATGTGCAATGCTAGTAAAGTCCACGGCTCCTCGCTGCTGGCACTCGTAGATCTCGATGTAGTCGCGCATCATCCTCGTATCATGAAGATCGCGTATATATGCTGTCAGTACGACGATACGGTTAATTCAGGGTAAATCGAAGGGCAAGCATTGGCTGCCAAACGATCGATCGATGCAGGATTCTACGTGATGCAGATCGCAGAAGCACTGTGATATGTTGTGTGAAAGCAATGCATGAGCGTGACTTGACGACGGAGGTAAAGCCCGAGAACGTATCCAGTGAAACGAAGGAATCTGTGAACCAACTGCACCCACCGCTTGTGGGCTTTTGGATGAATAATGAATGCATCAGATTAATTACAAGTGGGCTGTTTGGTACATCTTACAAAGTGAACCACGTAGCATCGTGAATTGCACGAAAAAGTCCTCTCTGTTCCCAGTTATCCAGTTCTGACCCATCTGTGGAGGTCGACGATGCGTCGCCGGGAGGAACGACACGGCCTGCGCGCCCAGGCGGCGGCCTTTACATCTCGACGGCGAGGCTAGCTGGACGACAAGACCGCCTCATCCATGCTGCTATTCTCCTCCTGCCGTGGTGCCCTGCTATCTATTTTCAAAGAATTTGGGGAAGGTTGGGAGAGAAGATACGATTTAGAAGGAGAAAGATGGAGAATTTTTTAGATCTAATGAGATCCCAAATCGTGATACCACTATGAGCTTATCTCCCGTCAGAAAACTCAATCTGTGGAAGAATAGAGATAGGCACAGCCGCACAGGACAGCAAGAGAGAGAGAAGATTGAGAGAAtagccaaaataccactagtgaaaaccgaacatgccaaaataccactagtgaAAACCAACTTGCCAAAATAACACTCACTTCAGTTTTTTGTAGCCAAAATGCCACTAGTGGCTAACTGGGACTAACATCATCCAAGAAAGACACATATACCCTTATCTGTTCATAACGgtttcaacaacaaatcaacacaAAACAATGACAATCTGATACAACACTATCTCAGCTTACTTTGACAACATTTCAACACAACCTGACAACATTCATCATAACTTGACAGCATTGCAGCAACATTTTGACATCATTTCAAGTCATTTTGACAACATTTCAACAATTCAACTATATACATGGTTGGGAATAAGATAGCATCAACAAAAGCATGGTTCTAATGGTTTAGACCACTACCCACAAAAGATTATGGTTCTCGTGATTATCACAGCCATAAGAGCATGGTTCTAATGATATCACAACCATAAGAGAATGGTTTCCATAGCCAAATACACTAAATTTGTCGAAGAGGGCTAGGACCGAAACTTTTACTCCTTGTAGATGCACTTGGAGGTGAAGAAGCAATTGCAATAGCTGCAGCCCTCTGCCTTGTCATTGGACTTGTAGGAGTAGCAACTTGAGTACCTTGCTTAGTTGGTGTCTTAGGAGAAGAAGTTGTTGCAATGCTTGCTTCACCCTTTGATTTTTTCCTACAAGTCAATACACATTGTTAGAAAGGAAATATGCAAGGCAATTGAAAGAAATTTGGACACGTGAAATAATTACCGTGGAGAAGGTGTAGCATCTCGGTCGGCATCACTTTCAATCTCTCGCTCTGTGCATGTCTTCAGAAGATGGCCTATGGCTCCACACCTTTTGCATTTATGTTTTCTACCGGTTCCACCCTCGGTGTAATTTTTTATCCTTCTTGTTCTTGGACGgccagcactcttggtaagtttGGGAGGAATCATATCAAACCCAGGATTTACCTTGGGCCATTGCGACCTGCCCCTAATTGGCACTAGAACTCCCTTGTACGCCGCTTGAAATCTTGCCACCGAGAAGTACTCGTCAACATATTCCTCTAGCTTTGCTTGTTTAGAGAAAATGAACCGAAGAGCATGTGTGCATGGCTTACCAGGGGAGGGAGTGCTCGGACGGGCGGTGGACGAGCGGCACGTGACGGGCCGGCGGCGCGCGAcgggcggaggcgacgggcggaggcgacgggcggaGCACGACGGGCGGCGCGCGACGGGCGGAGCACGGCGGGCGGCGCGCGACGGGCGGAGCACGGCGGGCGGCGCGACGGGCGGAGCACGACGGGCGGAGTGCGACGGCGACGGGTGGAGGGCGGAGTGCGACGGGCGGAGGGCGATAGGCGGAGGGCGCAGGGCGGTGCGtgaggcggacggcggcgcgcgaCGGCCGGAGTGCGACGAACGGAGAGGAATCACAGGGGCAGGGGAGCTGCAGGGAGGCGCCGGCGTGCGGTTCCTCGCCGAGCCGCCATGGAGAGTGGAGATGCTGCGGGGAGGGATTTGTGTTGAACTGAATAAGGGATAAGATTGTAGGGGTAATTTCGGAATACCAAACAAAACTGACAAGGAACTCACAGTTTGACTCACGGTGTCTCTTTGACAACAAACGGCAGTGTTATTTTGGCTACAAAAAACTAAAGTGAGTGTTATTTTGGCAAGTTGGTTTtcactagtggtattttggcatgttcggttttcactagtggtattttggctaTTCTCTCGAGAAGATTGTATGCGTGGGCAGACCGGTTTGGTGGAGAACAATTAATTGGATCAGCAATACAACGGGGTTCATTGTGCAAATGTGCCAGTAATCCATCACCTAAGTGGATTGTGTCTCTTCATTTTCAATCCAAAGGCCCACAATGTATGGGTGCAGCTGGTGCATAGGTTCGGGCGTTTCAGGAGATACACTCTCGGTAAAGCCCGGATACTTCGTCGAGGAACCGGCCGGCTGGCAGAGAGGGATAGATCGTGGCCAAGTTGCAAGGTACCAAGAGATGGGGGCGAGTTCGGTTCCTAGCGAACCTGTTTTCATGCTCCATGCGAAAAAAATTCCTCTATTACACACTTCTTAAAGCAGCCTAGAGTTAGGAGACACGATTGATTCATTGATTTAAATGTTTCTCGCAAGCCAAGCTTCTTTTTGTGCTTGCTGAATAGTTTTGCACAGAAACCGGCAAGAGAAATTCTGTCACCTTGCCGCTGATTCACGCTGCCTATTTATACCACTCCGCCTCATAGCCAAATCTTATTTTACCATTTTCCCCCATTCGAGTTTTCCTTTGAGGGAAGTTTCTTCACTGATGAATAGGTAAGCAACACTATCTTCTCTGGCCGGCATAGCCTATTTTGATGAAAAATTGATGAATATTTTGATGAGAATTTGGCCGGGCTTATAGTGCGCTAAGGTTTGATGACAATCTTGGGTCCATCACTGCTCGCCATTGAAGCTCTGTCGCGACAagtcttcttcctccagcacgCCAACAtgtcgtcttcctcgtcggaTGGTCGGAGTGTTTTGAGCAAGGTTTTGGATCCTGGCAAGAAAAATTTCACAAGTGGGGTCAGGATTTCCAGTTACCGCGTTTACCGGAAAGTCTCGAATGGTTACCGAACAAAATTTGAAATCTAAATTTGAATTTAAGTTCCTCGGTATAACCATTTATATAGGATATTTgctaaaattcaaaattttcataaaaatgaaaaattcgaTATTTTTTTGCCCGGTTAGACCATTTCCCAAGGGTGGTCGGGATATCCGAACACCGACCAGGAACCAGATTTCCCGAGCGGTAACCAAAACCTTGGTTGTGAGTGACATCAAACCCTAGTTATGGTAGATTAGATTTTTTTtctcgataaagggcgctttattactcaagtATTAAGCAATACATCCGGTCTCTgtataactaggatgcacacagctgttcaaGGTTCTCAAACACAGCTAGAAGAAAATTACATGATAACGTAATCTCAAGTGAACATAAATCTATACGGTAGGAGGCAAAATCCTTCGATTATGTAGCCATCCATAAATTGCTTGGCCGtttcctccaaccgtgtagacacctctgtAAAGAGGTCGTAGTCCTCCAAGCGCTGAAGCGACGACCATAAACGGAGCAAAGCCATagaccggtagatgacctgcataagagaagaatttttattgTCAAAAACCttttcatttctacatagccaaagcgaccatataacggctatcgctcccactctgataagaaCTTTAAATGGAacatatctgaatgattgaccatatagacctcgCGAACTGGCATTGGAAGAAAAGGTATTTTATTGTCTCATATTCATGATAGAAAACACACTTCGTAAAACCATGCCAATTTCATTTTACAAGGTTATCCTTAGTAAGAACCACACCCCGATGAATGTATCAAGAAAAGACCTTAGTtttcagtggtatcttcatcttccaaatgaaTTTATTATTAATAAACGACTGGATAGGTTCAATTAAAGCCTTATACACGGGCCCAACTGAGAATACTCCGTGTTTTGTAAGGCCCCCAGCGGAACTCGTCTGCTCCTTGTAGATTAGATATGTAAGCTTTGGTATTTTAGATATGTTCACTTAGATCAAAACTTAGTAAGAGGTAGATCGATGTTTTGTGTTGTTGTTGGTTGCGTTGCCTGATCTTTATTATAGTGTAGTCCATGTATAAGTGTAATTGTAGGTATGAGGATTGGTTCTAAAATgagtaggttttctccttgtaccAGCAATTCACTTATATATTGCAAGATGCAACGAAGAGCAGCTAATCAGGTTCACAATGCTGCATTGTTCACCTTCGCAAAGGTTGTTAGTATGTTTGATGTGCTAGCTTTTTCAGCATCTTGATAGGATGTTAGACATTGACTGCTTACCATTGTCTCTCTACTATGGTACTTTGATTTATGTTGTAGGAGAAAGAAAACTCGCCCAATCTA from Lolium rigidum isolate FL_2022 chromosome 4, APGP_CSIRO_Lrig_0.1, whole genome shotgun sequence encodes the following:
- the LOC124650480 gene encoding abscisic acid receptor PYL5-like, with the protein product MPCTSLRPSAPQRARIAGGGGCGWKAAAHAASCVAVPAEVARHHEHAAGAGQCCSAVVQAIEAPVDAVWAVVRRFDRPQAYKNFIRSCRLVDGDGGEVAVGSVREVRVVSGLPATSSRERLEILDDERRVLSFRVVGGEHRLSNYRSVTTVHDTAATGGAVVVESYVVDVPAGNTADETRTFVDTIVRCNLQSLARTAQQLALAA